Proteins co-encoded in one Flavobacteriaceae bacterium MAR_2009_75 genomic window:
- a CDS encoding AraC-like DNA-binding protein yields MPRTIIENIVIQEYKDQTFFEFCKYTTIRFFEIVYFEKGDGTIKINGKTVNYSANSIFVFVPDDIYIVNPESATTTIAIKFLKSFFRGDAPQNANLPVNDWFRKIEGILNSESHQLREMRFETESDKIHLLSLIKMVAAENDKKKSYDLFIIQNSLSVILHLIARNIQFLNADMSTKIVESSKIQQIINFIHANIYNPELLTTKNLAEEFHMADNYISEYFKKHTDVSLKKYILNYKLQLVETRLKYTDLQFSEIAMELGFTDSSHLNKTFQSYKGMTIGAYKASISQ; encoded by the coding sequence ATGCCACGTACCATTATCGAAAATATTGTAATTCAAGAATACAAAGACCAAACCTTTTTTGAGTTTTGTAAGTATACTACCATCAGGTTTTTTGAGATTGTGTATTTTGAAAAGGGTGACGGCACCATAAAAATTAATGGGAAAACGGTAAACTATTCGGCTAATAGTATTTTTGTTTTTGTGCCAGATGATATTTATATCGTAAACCCAGAATCGGCAACTACTACCATTGCCATTAAATTCTTGAAAAGCTTTTTTAGGGGAGATGCACCGCAAAATGCAAATCTTCCGGTGAACGATTGGTTTCGTAAAATTGAAGGGATTCTAAACAGTGAAAGTCATCAATTGCGTGAAATGCGTTTTGAAACCGAATCGGACAAAATACATTTATTATCATTAATAAAAATGGTGGCTGCAGAAAACGATAAAAAGAAATCATACGATCTGTTTATCATTCAAAATTCACTTTCTGTAATTCTTCACCTTATTGCCCGTAACATTCAGTTTTTAAATGCTGATATGAGTACCAAAATTGTGGAGTCTTCTAAAATTCAGCAAATCATCAACTTTATTCACGCCAATATTTACAATCCGGAATTGCTGACCACCAAAAACTTGGCAGAAGAGTTTCATATGGCGGACAATTACATCAGTGAATATTTTAAAAAACATACTGATGTTTCGCTAAAAAAGTACATTCTTAACTACAAATTACAACTCGTAGAAACCCGATTAAAATATACAGATCTGCAGTTCTCAGAAATTGCAATGGAATTAGGCTTTACAGATTCTAGTCACCTTAACAAGACTTTCCAAAGTTATAAGGGAATGACTATTGGTGCTTATAAGGCAAGTATTTCCCAATAA
- a CDS encoding short subunit dehydrogenase, with the protein MKHILITGSTDGIGKLLALRLAKEGHFVAIHGRSDAKLAATLKEIKKQSNNENVIGFLADFSNVNAVKKMAEEVAEKMPVIDVLVNNAGVLMTNSNSGATDIRFVVNYFAPYVLTNGLLPNIKASKTARIVNLSSAAQSTINLQALEGKTALGANEAYAQSKLALTMWSFYLAEQEPLITVVAVNPGSLLNTKMAKEAYGQHWSPADKGVDILYDLSMTDLAKTGQYFDNDKGSYATAHADAYNSSKIEELVSLNDNIIL; encoded by the coding sequence ATGAAACATATATTAATAACAGGAAGTACAGACGGCATAGGAAAATTACTAGCCTTGCGTTTGGCTAAAGAAGGGCACTTTGTAGCCATTCACGGTAGGAGTGATGCTAAATTAGCCGCAACTTTAAAAGAAATTAAAAAGCAATCTAACAATGAAAATGTAATAGGCTTTTTAGCGGATTTTTCAAACGTAAATGCGGTTAAAAAAATGGCTGAAGAGGTTGCTGAAAAAATGCCGGTAATTGATGTTTTGGTCAACAATGCAGGCGTTTTAATGACAAATAGCAATAGTGGCGCTACGGATATCCGGTTTGTGGTAAATTACTTTGCACCTTATGTATTAACTAACGGATTGTTGCCTAACATAAAAGCATCAAAAACTGCACGAATTGTAAATCTAAGTTCTGCTGCGCAATCTACCATAAACTTACAGGCATTAGAAGGTAAAACAGCATTGGGTGCCAATGAAGCTTACGCACAAAGTAAACTGGCATTAACAATGTGGAGTTTTTATTTAGCGGAACAAGAACCATTAATCACGGTAGTGGCGGTAAATCCGGGTTCATTATTAAATACCAAAATGGCAAAAGAAGCTTACGGGCAGCATTGGTCTCCTGCAGATAAAGGAGTTGACATACTGTACGATTTAAGTATGACAGATTTAGCAAAAACAGGTCAGTATTTTGACAACGATAAAGGATCGTATGCGACAGCACATGCTGATGCTTATAACAGTAGTAAAATCGAGGAGCTTGTATCGCTAAATGACAACATCATATTATAA
- a CDS encoding MORN repeat protein, which yields MKFKKSILFLALALTTAAALFFGIKVNNLQNQLQEVQIEQGQIEEKLDDYEQLSRIDSMLLEGNYDTAIQSYNATSLKVKEENKMGIPLRIALAEKLSQAYSSPRVKEDTIETKIDSTLPPLAATTEQVRKFDSLNFSLEKTRVQLARLKKQLQQKSFGEYLKFKSKKGNFMHYVGQVKNGKANGYGIALLDSGSRYEGQWRENQREGEGTFYWPDGEYYVGTYASDKRSGFGTYYWPNGEKYAGQWKEDKRSGTGKFFDSQGDLVAGGEWNDDKLVEINDK from the coding sequence ATGAAATTTAAGAAATCTATACTTTTTTTAGCTTTAGCGCTTACCACCGCTGCTGCCCTGTTTTTTGGCATTAAGGTAAACAACTTACAAAATCAACTTCAAGAAGTACAGATCGAACAAGGCCAAATCGAAGAAAAGCTTGATGATTATGAGCAGTTGTCGCGTATCGACTCTATGCTTCTCGAAGGGAATTACGATACCGCAATTCAATCTTATAATGCTACTTCGCTTAAGGTAAAGGAAGAAAATAAAATGGGCATACCTTTACGTATCGCCCTGGCCGAAAAGTTATCGCAAGCGTACAGCTCGCCACGAGTTAAAGAAGATACGATTGAAACCAAAATAGATAGCACGTTGCCACCCTTGGCCGCTACTACCGAACAAGTGCGAAAATTTGATTCTTTAAACTTTTCTTTGGAGAAAACCAGAGTACAGTTGGCACGTTTGAAAAAACAATTACAGCAAAAATCTTTTGGTGAATACCTGAAGTTCAAAAGCAAGAAAGGAAATTTCATGCATTATGTGGGCCAAGTTAAAAACGGGAAAGCTAACGGATATGGAATTGCACTTTTAGATAGCGGCAGTCGCTACGAAGGGCAATGGAGAGAAAACCAACGTGAAGGTGAAGGTACGTTTTATTGGCCTGATGGGGAATACTACGTTGGTACTTATGCCAGCGATAAACGAAGTGGTTTCGGAACGTATTATTGGCCAAATGGAGAAAAATATGCCGGACAATGGAAAGAGGACAAACGCTCTGGAACTGGTAAATTCTTTGACTCCCAAGGAGATTTAGTTGCTGGGGGCGAATGGAACGATGATAAGCTTGTCGAAATCAACGACAAGTAG
- a CDS encoding putative membrane protein: MYTKPKYPIVTVLKWTRRYIYIFFITALIPVLLYEVAGFKWLTLPWQPIGLIGMALAFITGFKNNASYDRQWEARKIYGGIVNASRWFTTMVNDFVTNINTDKPKTEAELFQIRKTMVLRHVAWMSSLRHALRQKKSWETAKTNKSDQEHMKKIKVLEFENSLLDELEGYLSLEEKAKVLSKANKQTAVLNFQSKHIGQLASLGLIDNFRHVEFQNVIGELFTLQGKAERIKNFPYPRQFATLNSYFVWIFILIMPFGFMRQFDLTAQSLVASGVHNAFFGFLVEHFVWLSIPFTIIISWIFFAMERVGDTSENPFEGMGNDVPISTISRAIEIDIREMIDDDRHEIPDPLPEYANTQM; encoded by the coding sequence ATGTACACCAAACCTAAATATCCAATTGTAACTGTTTTAAAGTGGACAAGGAGGTATATTTATATCTTTTTTATAACGGCATTAATTCCTGTTCTACTTTACGAAGTAGCCGGTTTTAAATGGCTTACATTGCCTTGGCAACCAATTGGACTAATTGGTATGGCATTAGCATTTATCACTGGTTTTAAAAACAATGCTTCCTACGATAGACAATGGGAAGCTAGAAAAATTTATGGCGGCATAGTAAATGCATCTCGTTGGTTTACAACAATGGTTAACGATTTTGTAACCAATATTAATACCGATAAGCCTAAAACAGAAGCTGAACTATTTCAGATAAGAAAAACGATGGTTTTACGTCATGTTGCTTGGATGAGTTCCTTAAGACATGCCTTGCGCCAAAAAAAGAGTTGGGAAACGGCTAAAACAAATAAGTCTGATCAAGAGCATATGAAAAAAATAAAGGTTCTAGAATTTGAAAATTCGTTGTTAGATGAGTTAGAGGGTTATTTGTCTTTAGAGGAAAAAGCTAAGGTGCTTTCTAAAGCAAACAAGCAAACAGCAGTTTTAAATTTTCAGTCAAAACACATTGGGCAACTGGCATCATTAGGGTTAATTGATAATTTTAGGCATGTAGAATTTCAAAATGTTATAGGCGAATTGTTCACCTTACAAGGAAAAGCAGAACGTATTAAAAATTTCCCGTATCCCAGACAATTTGCAACTTTGAACTCTTATTTTGTTTGGATTTTTATTTTAATAATGCCCTTTGGGTTTATGCGCCAGTTCGATTTAACCGCGCAATCATTAGTAGCATCTGGTGTACACAATGCATTTTTTGGATTTCTTGTAGAACATTTTGTGTGGTTATCCATTCCCTTTACCATTATTATTTCGTGGATATTTTTTGCTATGGAGCGTGTAGGAGATACTTCAGAAAATCCGTTTGAAGGAATGGGTAATGATGTGCCAATTTCCACTATTTCTAGAGCAATAGAAATTGATATTAGAGAAATGATTGATGATGACAGGCATGAAATTCCCGATCCGTTACCGGAATATGCAAATACCCAAATGTAA
- a CDS encoding NADPH:quinone reductase-like Zn-dependent oxidoreductase, producing the protein MKAMLINNYGENGNFEVSEIEKPTVKANHVLVKIAASSVNTIDTMIKNMGTDLPLSPATPALLGMDFSGTVASVGDGVEGFKVGDEVYGCAGGLADLPGTLTEYIVADSNLVAHKPKGLTMRETAALPLVAITAYEGLTRAGVKAGQKVLVHGGSGGVGHLAVQLAKYFGAEVFATGTGDKQKEIVEKFGATFIDFKTEKVADYTAKYTDDGFDVVFDTVGGANLTNSIEAVALNGHISTTVSLCELDLTPLHFKGASLHVVFMLIPMLHNFKRDAHGNILERLAEISNKGHLTPIVDENKFSLEQVGDAYAHLQSGKAIGKIVVEN; encoded by the coding sequence ATGAAAGCAATGCTTATAAACAACTACGGAGAAAACGGAAATTTCGAAGTATCAGAAATTGAAAAACCAACAGTAAAGGCAAATCACGTATTGGTAAAAATAGCGGCATCTAGTGTAAATACGATTGACACTATGATTAAGAATATGGGAACCGATTTACCATTATCTCCAGCTACACCAGCCTTATTAGGTATGGATTTCTCAGGAACTGTAGCATCGGTTGGAGATGGCGTAGAAGGTTTTAAAGTAGGCGATGAAGTATACGGTTGCGCTGGCGGATTAGCCGATTTACCAGGAACCTTAACTGAATATATTGTAGCGGATAGCAACCTTGTAGCACACAAACCAAAAGGCTTAACTATGCGCGAAACTGCAGCTTTACCATTAGTAGCTATTACAGCTTATGAAGGTTTAACTAGAGCAGGCGTAAAAGCAGGTCAGAAAGTATTGGTACACGGTGGTTCCGGCGGTGTTGGTCACTTAGCGGTACAGTTGGCAAAGTATTTTGGAGCAGAAGTTTTTGCTACAGGAACTGGTGACAAGCAAAAGGAAATCGTCGAAAAATTTGGTGCAACTTTTATCGATTTTAAAACTGAAAAGGTAGCAGATTATACTGCAAAATATACAGATGATGGTTTTGATGTGGTTTTTGATACCGTAGGTGGTGCAAACCTTACCAATTCAATTGAAGCTGTTGCCTTAAACGGACACATTTCTACTACGGTTTCGTTGTGTGAGTTAGATTTAACGCCATTGCATTTTAAAGGAGCATCATTACACGTGGTATTTATGCTAATACCAATGTTGCATAATTTTAAAAGAGATGCACACGGAAATATTTTAGAGCGATTAGCTGAAATTTCTAATAAAGGACATTTAACGCCAATAGTAGATGAAAACAAGTTTTCGTTGGAACAAGTTGGTGATGCTTATGCACATTTACAAAGCGGAAAAGCTATTGGTAAAATAGTAGTTGAGAACTAA
- a CDS encoding enoyl-CoA hydratase/carnithine racemase: protein MDYKNFQTFTAEQKGGILTVTINFGPVNVQGQEMLADLSSLCLRLERDRRVKVVVFESSNPDYWVCHYDTNLLRDMSMEAVPRNEVQLLDLQAVLERLSNVPQATIAKIEGFARGGGHEMALALDMRFAARGKAKFMQMEVGMGILPCGGGASRMARQTGLGKALEIILGAKDWDADEAEKFGTINKALDADEIGPYVDALAERISKFPADSIAASKRAVYASIDLPIKEALKEEAYQLFQATSRTPAIKRFTYADENGAQFDHNNQKNWEQMVMDIQEVN, encoded by the coding sequence ATGGACTACAAGAATTTTCAAACATTTACGGCAGAACAAAAAGGAGGAATTTTAACAGTGACCATCAATTTTGGTCCTGTAAACGTACAAGGACAAGAAATGCTGGCAGATTTAAGCAGTCTTTGTTTACGATTAGAGCGCGATAGAAGGGTTAAAGTAGTAGTTTTTGAATCTTCAAATCCAGATTATTGGGTATGTCATTATGATACCAACTTACTTAGGGATATGTCAATGGAAGCAGTACCAAGAAACGAAGTACAGTTATTGGACCTACAAGCTGTATTAGAAAGATTAAGCAACGTACCACAAGCAACTATTGCAAAAATTGAAGGTTTTGCACGTGGTGGCGGGCACGAAATGGCATTGGCACTGGATATGCGTTTTGCAGCAAGAGGCAAAGCCAAATTTATGCAAATGGAAGTAGGTATGGGCATTTTACCTTGTGGTGGCGGAGCTTCACGTATGGCAAGACAAACAGGTTTAGGAAAGGCACTGGAAATTATTTTGGGTGCAAAAGATTGGGATGCAGACGAAGCTGAAAAGTTCGGAACTATTAACAAAGCATTAGATGCAGATGAAATAGGACCTTATGTTGATGCTTTGGCAGAGCGCATTTCTAAATTTCCGGCAGATTCTATTGCAGCTAGCAAACGTGCGGTATATGCATCCATAGACTTGCCAATTAAAGAGGCATTAAAAGAAGAAGCTTACCAGTTATTTCAGGCTACAAGCAGAACACCAGCCATAAAAAGATTCACCTACGCAGATGAAAATGGCGCTCAGTTTGACCATAACAACCAAAAGAATTGGGAACAAATGGTAATGGATATTCAAGAAGTAAATTAA
- a CDS encoding TetR family transcriptional regulator: MFILFYYIFVSTKRDMAKLQKSIDKRNALVRATIELVNNNGFHAAPMSKIAKMANVSPATIYLYFENKQDLVNKVYLEVKSSFTDYAFKTYTDDMSIKDGFELIWKRIADFKLKEREEAMFLAQCDNTPMIDEPSRNEGIKHLQPLLDLWERGKKEGVIKNFSNYILYAYTINPLSFLMLMQNRGVFQLTENHIQEAYKSAWNSIKV; encoded by the coding sequence ATGTTCATTCTTTTTTACTATATCTTTGTATCAACAAAAAGAGATATGGCAAAGCTTCAGAAAAGTATTGATAAGCGTAATGCCTTGGTTCGTGCAACCATTGAACTGGTAAATAATAATGGTTTTCACGCTGCACCAATGTCGAAAATAGCGAAAATGGCCAATGTTTCACCGGCCACTATTTACCTCTATTTTGAAAATAAGCAAGATTTAGTCAATAAAGTTTATTTAGAAGTCAAATCATCATTTACAGATTATGCATTTAAAACCTATACCGATGATATGTCTATAAAAGACGGATTCGAACTTATTTGGAAACGTATTGCCGATTTTAAATTAAAAGAGCGTGAAGAAGCAATGTTTCTGGCACAGTGTGACAACACTCCTATGATAGATGAGCCGAGCAGAAATGAAGGAATAAAACATTTACAGCCTCTATTAGATCTCTGGGAACGCGGTAAGAAAGAGGGAGTCATCAAAAATTTCTCGAACTATATATTATACGCTTACACCATCAATCCGCTCTCATTTTTAATGTTGATGCAGAACCGGGGCGTATTTCAACTTACGGAAAATCATATACAAGAGGCTTATAAATCTGCTTGGAACAGTATTAAAGTATAA
- a CDS encoding AraC family transcriptional regulator gives MEVLEAYKPFEIQELTLSDWKQRPQKNNFFELVLIKAGSGSQCINYNEYAYNKGDIFLLPPLKCHSFTVEAPTTFIFLKFADSFFKNIGRTSIDRNEWFKEASFILSNYNQLPGDIIKSEMDRQFIGNLVDMILNESHNYGSESVNLITSLMTSILELLMRNIKKSSYFVIPNKTSDQRITPMLNYINEHLDNSEKLKIENLAGVFMMSPTYVSEFFKKQVQQSPREYIIKAKLKQVEIRLLNSDHTLTEIADELGFTDVSHLSKTFKRYVGMSIRDFKNQGEYMMLTRNACTA, from the coding sequence ATGGAAGTTTTAGAAGCTTATAAACCTTTTGAAATACAAGAATTAACTTTAAGTGATTGGAAACAGCGCCCTCAAAAAAACAACTTTTTTGAGCTTGTGCTTATCAAAGCTGGCAGTGGTTCACAATGTATAAATTACAATGAATATGCTTATAACAAAGGTGATATATTCTTATTGCCTCCTTTAAAGTGTCACTCATTTACCGTAGAAGCCCCTACAACATTTATTTTTTTAAAATTTGCCGATTCGTTCTTCAAAAACATTGGCCGAACGTCAATAGACCGTAATGAATGGTTTAAAGAGGCTTCATTCATCTTATCGAATTACAATCAGCTACCTGGCGATATTATAAAAAGTGAAATGGATCGCCAGTTTATCGGCAATCTTGTTGATATGATTTTAAATGAATCGCACAATTATGGTTCTGAGTCCGTCAACCTGATTACCAGTCTTATGACCAGTATTCTAGAATTATTGATGCGAAACATTAAGAAGAGTAGTTATTTCGTAATACCCAACAAAACTAGTGATCAACGCATAACACCTATGCTGAATTATATTAATGAACATCTCGATAATTCGGAAAAGCTTAAAATAGAAAACCTTGCCGGTGTTTTTATGATGTCGCCCACCTATGTGAGTGAGTTTTTCAAAAAACAGGTACAACAATCTCCGAGAGAATATATTATCAAAGCCAAATTAAAACAGGTAGAAATCAGACTGTTGAATAGTGACCATACCCTTACTGAAATTGCTGATGAATTAGGATTTACAGATGTTAGCCACCTGTCAAAAACTTTTAAACGTTATGTGGGTATGTCTATTAGAGATTTTAAAAATCAAGGTGAGTATATGATGCTTACCCGAAATGCCTGTACAGCATAA
- a CDS encoding thioredoxin reductase (NADPH) — protein sequence MIDPKFPELTNVQVEKLKNYGEIEFYKEPTVVLDFGDQHYDFFVVLTGGIRIIDPDKKNENIAIHTRHQFSGSSSILSHRTVGVCGETLANTQLIRISPENLKSAIAKFSDISDVLLNAFLLREDALKNNVQGIKLIGSEHSNETYAIRDFMDKNDIWYNFIDSDKEDGLVQLLETFNLKESDLPVLINSQNEISVRPSIDEIGTCTGVRLQLDDDIYDVLVVGAGPAGLAASVYAASEGLKVLTIDSNSPGGQAGKSSKIENYLGFPTGISGRDLANNGYIQAQKFGCTISVPHRVEGIARKEGYYEVNSNNTSILKAKTVIAATGAAYRRLPLEGIEKFEGSGVYYSATSMHANMCKNSEIGIVGGGNSAGQAALFLANHAHKVYVIIRNEDIGAKMSDYLVQRIFACDNIEVLTGSNVVKVDGDTYLEKVEIKQNETLVQNSINYLFTFVGAKPCTEWLDNIIDTDAKGFVHTGLTICDNALNGESVFKHRKPYTFETSLPGLFAVGDVRSGSVKRVASAVGEGSIVVSDIHKYLALETEAKII from the coding sequence ATGATCGATCCAAAATTTCCTGAATTAACGAATGTTCAGGTCGAAAAACTTAAGAATTATGGTGAAATAGAGTTCTATAAGGAGCCAACGGTCGTTTTAGATTTTGGAGATCAGCATTATGATTTTTTTGTGGTACTCACTGGCGGAATCAGAATTATTGATCCTGATAAAAAAAATGAAAATATTGCCATTCATACCAGGCATCAGTTCTCAGGTTCAAGTAGTATTCTTTCGCACAGAACCGTTGGGGTATGTGGTGAAACCTTGGCAAATACCCAGCTTATAAGAATAAGTCCTGAAAACCTAAAAAGTGCCATTGCCAAATTCAGTGATATTAGCGATGTACTTCTGAATGCATTCTTATTGCGTGAAGACGCGCTGAAAAACAATGTTCAGGGTATTAAGCTAATTGGTTCTGAACATTCCAATGAAACCTATGCTATTCGTGATTTCATGGATAAGAATGATATTTGGTACAATTTTATTGATTCCGATAAGGAAGACGGATTGGTGCAGCTATTGGAAACTTTCAATTTAAAAGAATCTGACCTACCTGTTTTGATCAATAGTCAGAATGAGATTTCCGTTCGCCCATCAATAGACGAAATTGGTACGTGTACCGGTGTTAGATTACAATTGGATGATGATATTTATGATGTTCTGGTAGTAGGTGCTGGTCCCGCTGGCTTGGCTGCTAGTGTTTATGCCGCTTCAGAAGGCTTAAAAGTGTTGACCATAGACAGTAATTCACCTGGCGGACAAGCCGGTAAAAGTTCTAAAATTGAGAACTATCTAGGGTTTCCTACCGGAATTTCAGGACGTGACCTTGCAAATAATGGCTACATACAGGCACAAAAGTTTGGTTGTACCATTTCCGTGCCTCATAGGGTAGAGGGCATAGCGCGCAAAGAAGGGTATTACGAAGTTAATTCTAATAACACATCTATATTAAAGGCAAAAACGGTAATTGCCGCAACAGGTGCGGCGTATAGAAGACTACCTTTAGAAGGTATTGAAAAATTTGAAGGTTCCGGAGTGTACTATAGCGCCACTTCAATGCATGCCAATATGTGTAAAAACAGCGAAATAGGTATTGTGGGCGGTGGCAACTCTGCAGGTCAGGCGGCATTGTTTTTAGCAAACCATGCGCATAAAGTATATGTAATCATAAGAAACGAGGATATTGGTGCAAAAATGAGCGACTATCTAGTGCAGCGAATTTTCGCATGTGATAATATTGAAGTTTTAACGGGTAGTAATGTCGTTAAGGTTGACGGCGATACGTATTTGGAAAAAGTAGAAATCAAACAAAACGAAACTTTAGTCCAAAACAGCATTAATTACCTGTTTACATTCGTTGGAGCAAAACCGTGTACGGAGTGGTTAGATAATATTATAGATACAGATGCTAAAGGCTTTGTACACACAGGGCTCACTATTTGCGACAATGCTTTAAATGGCGAATCAGTTTTCAAACATAGAAAGCCCTACACTTTTGAAACCAGTTTACCCGGACTTTTTGCTGTTGGCGATGTACGTTCCGGGTCGGTTAAACGTGTAGCTTCGGCAGTAGGTGAAGGGTCTATTGTAGTTAGTGACATCCACAAATATTTGGCGCTTGAAACCGAAGCGAAAATTATATAG